In Malaclemys terrapin pileata isolate rMalTer1 chromosome 11, rMalTer1.hap1, whole genome shotgun sequence, a single genomic region encodes these proteins:
- the METTL21A gene encoding protein N-lysine methyltransferase METTL21A gives MDNKMALVPYDDSAVWGLQKFHKSSSVYHFASHTIQIKQNWKQLGVAAVVWDAAVVLCTYLEMGSIDLQGRSVIELGAGTGLLGIVATLLGAHVTITDREAALEFLESNVQANLPPDLQPRAVVKELTWGRNLGNFSPGKFDFILGADIIYLEDTFADLLQTLEHLCSEHTVILLSCRIRYERDQNFLEMLKGRFSVREVHYDPSKDVRVFKARRSIHKEDF, from the exons ATGGATAATAAAATGGCGTTGGTTCCCTATGACGACAGTGCGGTCTGGGGATTGCAGAAGTTCCATAAATCTTCATCTGTGTATCACTTTGCCAGCCACACAATCCAAATCAAACAAAACTGGAAGCAACTGGGTGTAGCAGCAGTCGTATGGGACGCG GCTGTCGTCCTGTGTACTTATCTGGAGATGGGAAGTATTGATCTACAAGGGCGCTCAGTGATTGAACTAGGAGCAGGAACTGGATTGCTGGGAATAGTGGCCACGTTATTGG GTGCTCATGTCACCATCACAGACAGGGAAGCCGCACTGGAATTTCTCGAGTCAAACGTTCAGGCTAACTTACCTCCCGACCTCCAGCCGCGAGCTGTGGTAAAGGAACTGACTTGGGGAAGAAACTTGGGGAACTTCTCACCAGGAAAGTTTGACTTTATCCTGGGCGCAGACATCATTTATCTGGAAGACACCTTTGCAGATCTGCTTCAGACACTGGAGCACTTGTGCTCAGAACATACTGTTATTCTGTTATCGTGTCGGATTCGCTATGAACGGGATCAGAATTTCCTGGAGATGCTGAAGGGACGATTTTCGGTACGTGAGGTCCACTACGATCCTAGTAAGGATGTACGTGTATTCAAAGCACGGAGGAGCATTCACAAGGAAGACTTTTGA